The following coding sequences lie in one Cupriavidus sp. WKF15 genomic window:
- a CDS encoding ABC transporter ATP-binding protein, with translation MALLEVNGLTTRFALEHGAVTAVDNVSFALNAGEILGIVGESGSGKSVTAFSLMNLLDPPGRVTGGEVRFKGQDLRACTPRQWQALRGDRIAMVFQDPMMSLNPVMRIGAQLIETVRVHHRCSRAESHDRAVDALKKVGIPAPRERMQAYPHELSGGMRQRVAIANALINRPDLIIADEPTTALDVTIQAQILFEMKQLVRKTGAAVIWISHDLAVVKDLVDRVCVMYAGRVVEQGPVADVIRQPMHPYTRGLLDSLPAHDTRGRTLRAIPGAAPALYALPPGCAVAPRCARASDRCAQAPVEVSVRGRSLRCVHPLEAA, from the coding sequence ATGGCACTGCTGGAAGTGAACGGCCTGACCACGCGCTTTGCACTGGAGCACGGCGCGGTCACCGCCGTCGACAATGTTTCCTTCGCGCTCAACGCGGGCGAAATCCTCGGCATCGTGGGCGAGTCCGGGTCGGGAAAGTCGGTCACGGCGTTCTCGCTGATGAACCTGCTCGACCCGCCCGGCCGCGTGACGGGTGGCGAGGTCCGGTTCAAGGGGCAGGACCTGCGCGCCTGTACGCCGCGCCAGTGGCAGGCCCTGCGCGGGGACCGCATCGCGATGGTGTTCCAGGACCCGATGATGTCGCTCAACCCGGTCATGCGCATCGGTGCGCAGCTGATCGAGACGGTGCGCGTGCATCACCGTTGCTCGCGCGCAGAGTCGCATGACCGCGCCGTCGATGCCCTGAAGAAGGTGGGCATTCCGGCGCCGCGGGAGCGCATGCAGGCCTATCCGCATGAACTGTCGGGCGGCATGCGCCAGCGCGTGGCGATTGCCAACGCGCTGATCAACCGGCCCGACCTGATCATCGCCGACGAGCCCACCACCGCGCTTGACGTGACCATCCAGGCGCAGATCCTGTTCGAGATGAAGCAGCTGGTGCGCAAGACCGGCGCAGCCGTGATCTGGATCAGCCATGACCTGGCCGTGGTCAAGGACCTGGTCGACCGCGTCTGCGTGATGTATGCCGGCCGCGTGGTCGAGCAGGGGCCGGTGGCGGATGTCATCCGCCAGCCGATGCATCCCTATACGCGCGGCCTGCTCGATTCGCTGCCCGCGCACGACACGCGCGGGCGCACCTTGCGGGCGATTCCCGGTGCCGCGCCGGCCTTGTATGCCTTGCCGCCGGGCTGCGCGGTCGCACCGCGCTGCGCGCGGGCCAGCGACCGCTGCGCGCAGGCGCCAGTTGAAGTTTCCGTGCGCGGCCGGTCGCTGCGCTGCGTTCATCCACTGGAGGCGGCATGA
- a CDS encoding alpha/beta hydrolase: MELKLAGQPAYAYTGGKPFDPALPCAVFVHGAQNDHSVWALQTRWFANHGFSVLAVDLPGHNRSKGAPLATVEAMADWVMSLVAAAGVTAPVLVFGHSMGSLIALECAARHPQSVRGIAMLATAYPMKVSDALLDAALNREDQAIAMVNAWSHSSLANKPSSPGPGAWMQGGSQRLMERVSRNNPSVHVFHNDFTACNTYAHGEEAAAALACPALFITGSKDMMTSPKAAQALAAKMANASMVSVPCGHAMMGERPDEVLDALAGFARKVAAAR; this comes from the coding sequence ATGGAACTGAAGCTCGCAGGCCAGCCGGCCTACGCCTACACCGGCGGCAAGCCGTTCGATCCCGCCCTGCCCTGCGCCGTGTTCGTGCATGGCGCGCAGAACGACCACAGCGTCTGGGCGCTGCAGACGCGCTGGTTCGCCAACCACGGCTTCTCCGTGCTGGCGGTGGACCTGCCCGGCCACAACCGCAGCAAGGGCGCACCGCTGGCCACCGTCGAAGCGATGGCCGACTGGGTCATGTCGCTGGTGGCTGCCGCCGGCGTGACGGCGCCGGTACTGGTGTTCGGCCACAGCATGGGGTCGCTGATCGCACTGGAATGCGCGGCGCGCCACCCGCAGTCCGTGCGCGGCATTGCCATGCTGGCCACGGCCTATCCGATGAAGGTATCGGATGCGCTGCTGGACGCCGCGCTCAACCGCGAAGACCAGGCCATCGCCATGGTCAATGCGTGGTCGCACTCGAGCCTGGCCAACAAGCCGTCATCGCCCGGGCCCGGCGCCTGGATGCAGGGCGGAAGCCAGCGGCTGATGGAGCGCGTCTCGCGCAACAACCCGTCGGTCCATGTCTTCCATAACGACTTCACCGCGTGCAACACCTACGCGCATGGCGAGGAAGCCGCGGCGGCACTGGCTTGCCCGGCGCTCTTCATCACCGGCAGCAAGGACATGATGACCTCGCCCAAGGCCGCGCAGGCGCTGGCCGCGAAGATGGCCAATGCCAGCATGGTCTCGGTGCCGTGCGGCCACGCCATGATGGGCGAACGCCCGGACGAAGTCCTCGACGCCCTGGCCGGCTTCGCCCGCAAGGTGGCGGCGGCGCGCTGA
- a CDS encoding CBS domain-containing protein, producing MKVSDILQIKGNTLYTVTPDTALLVAVNTMAEHDIGSLVVMEYGDLVGMLTFREIIETLARNGGSVGTTSIRKVMDDAPLTCTMETDVNEVRRMMLERHTRYLPVLDNRTLMGVISFYDVAKAVVEDQSFENKMLKAYIRDWPEERAD from the coding sequence ATGAAAGTCAGCGACATCCTCCAGATCAAGGGCAATACGCTCTACACCGTGACGCCTGACACCGCCTTGCTGGTAGCCGTCAACACCATGGCCGAGCACGACATCGGTTCGCTGGTGGTCATGGAGTACGGCGACCTGGTCGGCATGCTGACCTTCCGCGAGATCATCGAGACGCTGGCCAGGAACGGCGGCAGCGTCGGCACCACCAGCATCCGCAAGGTGATGGATGACGCGCCGCTCACCTGCACCATGGAAACCGACGTCAACGAGGTGCGCCGCATGATGCTGGAACGTCACACCCGCTACCTGCCGGTGCTCGACAACCGCACGCTGATGGGCGTGATTTCGTTCTACGACGTGGCCAAGGCGGTGGTGGAAGACCAGAGCTTCGAGAACAAGATGCTCAAGGCCTATATCCGCGACTGGCCCGAAGAGCGCGCAGACTGA
- a CDS encoding O-acetylhomoserine aminocarboxypropyltransferase yields MSGTRFDTLALHAGAAPDPATGARATPIHLTTSFVFKDSEHAASLFNMERAGHVYSRISNPTVAVLEERIAALENGAGAVATASGQAALHLAVATLMGAGSHIVASTALYGGSHNLLHYTLRRFGIETTFVKPRDIDAWRAAIRPNTRLLFGESLGNPGLDVLDIPTLAQLGQDNGIPLLVDSTFTTPYLLRPFDHGAGLLYHSATKFLGGHGTTIGGVLVEGGTFDFEASGRFPELSEPYEGFHNMVFTEESTVAPFLLRARREGLRDFGACMNPMAAWQLLQGVETLPLRMARHVDNTRRVVQFLASNPMVESVAYPELESHPDYELAKRLLPRGCGAVFSFNLKGNREAGKRFIESLSLFSHLANVGDARSLVIHPASTTHFRMDAAALQSAGITEGTIRLSIGLEDADDLIDDLKRGLKSAEKAMSGKGGQA; encoded by the coding sequence ATGTCCGGTACCCGTTTCGACACGCTGGCGCTGCACGCCGGCGCCGCGCCCGACCCCGCCACCGGGGCCAGGGCCACGCCCATCCACCTGACCACCTCGTTCGTGTTCAAGGACAGCGAGCACGCGGCTTCGCTGTTCAATATGGAACGCGCCGGCCATGTGTACTCGCGCATCTCCAACCCCACCGTGGCGGTGCTGGAAGAGCGCATCGCCGCGCTGGAGAACGGCGCGGGCGCCGTCGCCACCGCTTCGGGCCAGGCCGCCCTGCACCTGGCCGTGGCCACGCTGATGGGCGCCGGCTCGCATATCGTCGCCTCCACCGCGCTGTACGGCGGCTCGCACAACCTGCTGCACTACACGCTGCGCCGCTTCGGCATCGAGACCACCTTCGTCAAGCCGCGCGATATCGACGCCTGGCGCGCCGCGATCCGCCCCAACACGCGCCTGCTGTTCGGCGAGTCGCTCGGCAACCCGGGCCTGGACGTGCTGGACATCCCGACCCTGGCGCAGCTCGGCCAGGACAACGGCATTCCGCTGCTGGTCGATTCGACCTTCACCACGCCGTACCTGCTGCGTCCGTTCGACCACGGCGCGGGCCTGCTCTACCACTCGGCCACCAAGTTCCTGGGCGGCCACGGCACCACCATCGGCGGCGTGCTGGTCGAAGGCGGCACCTTCGATTTCGAGGCCTCCGGACGCTTCCCGGAACTGTCGGAGCCGTATGAAGGCTTCCACAACATGGTCTTCACCGAGGAAAGCACGGTTGCCCCGTTCCTGCTGCGCGCGCGCCGCGAAGGCCTGCGCGACTTCGGCGCGTGCATGAACCCGATGGCCGCGTGGCAGCTGCTGCAGGGCGTGGAAACGCTGCCGCTGCGCATGGCGCGCCATGTCGACAATACCCGGCGCGTGGTGCAGTTCCTGGCCTCGAACCCGATGGTCGAGTCCGTCGCCTACCCGGAACTGGAATCGCACCCCGACTATGAACTCGCCAAGCGCCTGCTGCCGCGCGGCTGCGGCGCCGTGTTCAGCTTCAACCTGAAGGGCAACCGCGAGGCCGGCAAGCGCTTCATCGAAAGCCTGTCGCTGTTCTCGCACCTGGCCAACGTCGGCGATGCGCGCTCGCTGGTGATCCACCCGGCCTCGACCACGCACTTCCGCATGGACGCGGCGGCGCTGCAATCGGCCGGCATCACGGAAGGCACGATCCGCCTGTCGATCGGCCTGGAAGATGCCGACGACCTGATCGACGACCTCAAGCGCGGCCTGAAGTCCGCCGAAAAGGCCATGAGCGGCAAGGGAGGGCAAGCCTGA
- a CDS encoding Mpo1-like protein: protein MARAHAREFESFAAFYPFYLNEHRDRTCRRLHFAGSTLALICLLMMVVTGNAWWLAGAVVSGYAFAWVGHFAFEKNRPATFRHPLYSLMGDWVMYADILRGRIPF, encoded by the coding sequence ATGGCCCGGGCGCACGCGCGCGAATTCGAGAGTTTTGCGGCTTTCTATCCCTTCTACCTGAACGAGCATCGTGACCGCACCTGCAGGCGGCTGCATTTTGCCGGCTCGACGCTAGCGTTGATCTGCCTGCTGATGATGGTGGTGACCGGCAACGCGTGGTGGCTGGCCGGCGCGGTAGTTTCCGGCTACGCCTTCGCGTGGGTAGGACATTTCGCGTTCGAGAAAAACCGGCCCGCCACCTTCCGCCATCCGCTCTACAGCCTGATGGGCGATTGGGTCATGTACGCGGATATCCTGCGCGGGCGGATCCCGTTCTGA
- a CDS encoding FAD-binding oxidoreductase: MPASHHDSFLDLCRAALGPQHVLTDAADKAPYLTDWRKRYTGDAIAVLRPGNTEEVAAAVHACHAHQVAVVPQGGNTSLCGGATPATADCVVISLQRLNRVRQVDPLNNTVTVEAGVVLQHLQDVAHEHGRLFPLSLAAEGSCTIGGNLSTNAGGTAVLRYGNTRELCLGLEVVTPKGEIWHGLRGLRKDNTGYDLRDLFIGAEGTLGIITAAVMKLFPLPRASVTALAAVASPRAALALLAIAQSHAAAMLTGFELMSALSMQLVTTHFPQLRYPFAQVHPQLVLMELSDSEGEDHARAIFEKLMQVAFDAGVAIDAAVAESVQQSRDFWNLREHIPLAQVEEGKNIKHDIAVPVSRVADFIETTDALLQVSFPGARMVTFGHLGDGNLHYNVSPPAGVDHDAFLANQDAVNRIVHDSVHSHGGSISAEHGLGQLKREENRLYKSEVELAMMRAIKQALDPHGLMNPAKVI; the protein is encoded by the coding sequence ATGCCCGCTTCGCACCACGACTCCTTCCTCGATCTCTGCCGCGCGGCACTCGGCCCCCAGCATGTCCTGACCGACGCCGCCGACAAGGCGCCCTACCTGACGGACTGGCGCAAGCGCTACACCGGCGACGCCATCGCCGTGCTGCGCCCGGGCAATACCGAGGAAGTGGCGGCCGCTGTCCACGCCTGCCATGCGCACCAGGTCGCCGTGGTGCCGCAAGGCGGCAATACCAGCCTGTGCGGCGGCGCGACGCCGGCTACCGCGGATTGCGTGGTGATTTCGCTGCAGCGGCTGAACCGCGTGCGGCAGGTCGACCCGCTCAACAACACGGTGACCGTCGAAGCCGGCGTGGTCCTGCAGCACCTGCAGGACGTGGCGCACGAACATGGCCGGCTGTTTCCGCTGAGCCTGGCAGCCGAAGGCAGCTGCACCATCGGCGGCAACCTGTCCACGAATGCGGGCGGCACCGCGGTGCTGCGCTATGGCAACACGCGCGAGCTATGCCTGGGGCTGGAAGTCGTGACGCCCAAGGGCGAAATCTGGCATGGCCTGCGCGGACTGCGCAAGGACAACACCGGCTACGACCTGCGCGACCTGTTCATTGGCGCGGAAGGCACGCTCGGCATCATCACGGCCGCGGTGATGAAGCTGTTCCCGCTGCCACGTGCCAGTGTCACGGCGCTGGCCGCCGTGGCAAGCCCGCGCGCGGCGCTCGCGCTGCTGGCCATCGCCCAGTCGCACGCGGCAGCCATGCTGACTGGCTTCGAGCTGATGTCGGCGCTGAGCATGCAACTCGTCACCACGCATTTCCCGCAACTGCGCTACCCGTTCGCGCAGGTGCATCCGCAGCTCGTGCTGATGGAGCTTTCCGACAGCGAAGGCGAGGACCATGCGCGCGCCATCTTTGAAAAGCTGATGCAGGTCGCCTTCGATGCCGGCGTCGCCATCGACGCCGCGGTGGCGGAATCCGTGCAGCAATCGCGCGACTTCTGGAACCTGCGCGAACATATTCCGCTCGCGCAGGTTGAAGAAGGCAAGAACATCAAGCACGACATTGCCGTGCCCGTATCGCGTGTGGCGGATTTCATCGAGACCACCGATGCGCTGCTGCAGGTGTCGTTCCCCGGCGCGCGCATGGTGACCTTCGGCCACCTCGGCGACGGCAACCTGCACTACAACGTGTCGCCGCCAGCCGGCGTGGACCATGACGCGTTCCTGGCCAACCAGGACGCCGTCAACCGCATCGTCCATGACAGCGTGCATTCGCACGGCGGCTCGATCTCCGCCGAGCATGGCCTGGGCCAGCTCAAGCGCGAGGAGAACCGCCTCTACAAGAGCGAGGTGGAACTGGCCATGATGCGCGCGATCAAGCAGGCGCTGGACCCGCATGGCCTGATGAACCCGGCCAAGGTCATCTGA
- the wrbA gene encoding NAD(P)H:quinone oxidoreductase, which produces MTDILVLYYSRHGSTRKLAELIATGINSVPGAQARLRTVPPVSAVCEATAPDIPADGPPYAELRDLEECAGLALGSPTRFGNMAAPVKYFLDGTIAQWLSGALTGKPACVFTATGSLHGGQETTLLSMMLPLLHHGMLVMGLPYSEKALMTTRAGGTPYGPSHHAHGDNRGPVTDDESALALAMGKRLAETALRLAGARA; this is translated from the coding sequence ATGACCGATATCCTCGTCCTGTACTACAGCCGCCACGGCAGCACCCGCAAGCTGGCGGAACTGATCGCCACCGGCATCAACAGCGTCCCCGGCGCCCAGGCGCGCCTGCGCACGGTACCGCCGGTCTCTGCCGTGTGCGAGGCCACCGCGCCCGATATCCCGGCCGACGGCCCGCCCTATGCCGAACTGCGCGACCTGGAGGAATGCGCCGGCCTCGCGCTCGGCAGCCCCACGCGCTTCGGCAATATGGCCGCGCCGGTGAAGTACTTCCTCGATGGCACGATCGCCCAGTGGCTGTCGGGCGCGCTCACCGGCAAGCCGGCCTGCGTGTTCACCGCCACCGGCAGCCTGCATGGCGGCCAGGAGACCACGCTGCTGTCGATGATGCTGCCGCTGCTCCACCACGGCATGCTGGTCATGGGCCTGCCCTATTCCGAGAAGGCGCTGATGACGACCAGGGCCGGCGGCACGCCCTACGGCCCCAGCCACCACGCGCACGGCGACAACCGCGGCCCGGTCACCGATGACGAGTCCGCCCTGGCCCTGGCCATGGGCAAGCGCCTGGCCGAGACCGCGTTGCGCCTGGCGGGAGCGCGCGCATGA
- a CDS encoding oligopeptide/dipeptide ABC transporter ATP-binding protein gives MTVLLEARQLQKHFSPKPGLLDRVTRQARARQVVHAVNDVSLQVRKGEVLGVVGESGCGKSTLGRMLAGLLAPSGGDVLWEGQRADTAAASYHLAVQMVFQNPYASLNPRLRIGQAITEGALHHGLVGRSQAAAFAREMLAMVGLDASYAECYPHEFSGGQRQRVAIARALALQPQLVVCDEAVSALDVSVQAQVINLFMDLRRQQDLTYVFISHNLAVVEHMSDRVVIMYLGRIVEMGDARAVFAAPGHPYTRALLADAPRLDGSSASHQPIQGELPSPLAPPSGCAFHPRCPHASARCAAEVPLLRDTGGGRLSACHLNEPGQMKAA, from the coding sequence ATGACTGTCCTGCTCGAAGCGCGCCAGCTGCAGAAGCATTTTTCCCCGAAGCCAGGCCTGCTTGACCGGGTGACCCGGCAAGCGCGCGCACGTCAGGTGGTGCATGCCGTCAACGACGTTTCACTGCAAGTCCGCAAAGGCGAAGTGCTGGGCGTGGTCGGCGAGTCCGGCTGCGGCAAGTCCACGCTGGGCCGCATGCTCGCCGGGCTGCTCGCACCCAGTGGCGGCGACGTGCTGTGGGAAGGCCAGCGTGCCGACACGGCCGCGGCTTCGTACCACCTTGCGGTGCAGATGGTATTCCAGAACCCGTATGCGTCGCTCAATCCGCGACTGCGCATCGGCCAGGCCATCACGGAAGGCGCGCTGCATCACGGACTGGTCGGCCGCAGCCAGGCTGCGGCGTTCGCGCGCGAGATGCTCGCCATGGTCGGGCTCGACGCGTCCTATGCCGAGTGCTATCCGCACGAGTTCTCCGGCGGTCAGCGCCAGCGCGTGGCCATTGCACGGGCACTGGCGCTGCAGCCGCAACTGGTGGTCTGCGACGAGGCGGTGTCCGCGCTCGACGTTTCGGTGCAGGCGCAGGTCATCAACCTGTTCATGGACCTGCGCCGGCAACAGGACCTGACCTACGTCTTCATCAGCCACAACCTCGCTGTGGTGGAGCACATGTCGGACCGCGTGGTGATCATGTACCTGGGCCGTATTGTCGAGATGGGCGATGCGCGCGCAGTCTTTGCCGCGCCAGGCCATCCCTACACGCGCGCGTTGCTGGCCGACGCGCCACGGCTCGACGGCAGTTCCGCGAGCCACCAGCCGATCCAGGGCGAATTGCCGAGCCCGCTCGCGCCGCCGTCCGGCTGCGCGTTCCATCCGCGCTGCCCGCATGCGAGCGCGCGTTGCGCGGCCGAGGTGCCGCTGTTGCGCGATACCGGTGGCGGCCGCCTGTCGGCGTGCCACCTCAATGAACCAGGCCAGATGAAGGCGGCCTGA
- a CDS encoding DUF2069 domain-containing protein, with product MTAAPADSGSDSDLHNAALYRLSVGSLIALMLLCIAWEWFLAPLRPGGSWLVIKFLPLLLPLRGVLTRNRYTMQWSSMLILLFFTEGIVRATSDRAPSSTLAWIEVALTLLYFFGTIFYLRPYKRRAKAAKSAASGKPAGK from the coding sequence ATGACCGCCGCGCCGGCCGACAGCGGCAGCGACAGCGACCTGCACAACGCCGCGCTGTACCGCCTGAGCGTGGGCAGCCTGATCGCGCTGATGCTGCTGTGCATCGCGTGGGAATGGTTCCTGGCACCGCTGCGGCCCGGCGGGTCGTGGCTCGTGATCAAGTTCCTGCCCCTGCTGCTGCCGCTGCGCGGCGTGCTCACGCGCAACCGCTACACCATGCAGTGGTCATCGATGCTGATCCTGCTGTTCTTCACCGAAGGCATCGTGCGCGCCACCAGCGACCGCGCGCCGTCATCGACGCTGGCCTGGATCGAGGTCGCGCTGACCCTGCTGTACTTCTTCGGCACCATCTTTTACCTGCGCCCGTACAAGCGCCGCGCCAAGGCGGCCAAGAGCGCTGCGTCCGGCAAACCCGCCGGCAAGTAG
- a CDS encoding N-formylglutamate amidohydrolase, whose translation MSDPYTLIEPAVAALPLVVDSPHSGLDHDEILPMSATPEELLTGWDAYVDELFGHVPQVGGTLLHARFPRWLVDVNRARDDLDPDLLAGQLPYPLRPSDRARRGMGVLRRLALPGVPVYACKLPASFAEQLLQRYYDPYHAAVAGLIDAQHARFGAVWHIDCHSMKSRGNAMNIDNGDMRPDFVISNRDGKTCSPEFIKVVAGSLHRLGYTVSANWPYKGAELIQAYSDPARGRHSLQIEINRALYLDEAGFTRHAGFATLRGHLDQMLEAVAAYVRAELAALR comes from the coding sequence ATGTCTGATCCCTACACCCTGATCGAACCCGCTGTCGCCGCCTTGCCGCTGGTGGTGGACTCTCCCCACAGTGGCCTCGACCACGACGAAATCCTGCCGATGTCGGCCACGCCCGAAGAGTTGCTGACCGGCTGGGACGCTTATGTCGACGAGCTGTTCGGCCATGTGCCCCAGGTGGGCGGCACGTTGCTGCACGCGCGCTTCCCGCGCTGGCTGGTCGATGTCAACCGTGCGCGCGACGACCTCGATCCGGATCTGCTGGCAGGGCAGTTGCCGTATCCGCTGCGGCCCAGCGACAGGGCGCGGCGCGGCATGGGGGTGTTGCGCCGGCTGGCGCTGCCGGGCGTGCCGGTCTATGCATGCAAGCTGCCGGCGAGCTTCGCCGAGCAACTGCTGCAGCGATACTACGATCCCTACCACGCCGCGGTGGCCGGCCTGATCGACGCGCAGCACGCGCGCTTCGGCGCGGTCTGGCATATCGACTGCCATTCGATGAAGTCGCGCGGCAATGCGATGAATATCGACAACGGCGATATGCGGCCCGACTTCGTCATCAGCAACCGCGACGGCAAGACCTGTTCGCCGGAGTTTATCAAGGTCGTGGCGGGCAGCCTGCACAGGCTGGGCTATACGGTGTCGGCCAACTGGCCCTACAAGGGCGCGGAACTGATCCAGGCTTACTCGGACCCCGCGCGCGGGCGCCACAGCCTGCAGATCGAGATCAATCGCGCGCTCTATCTGGACGAGGCCGGCTTTACGCGCCACGCAGGGTTTGCGACGCTGCGCGGGCATCTCGACCAGATGCTGGAAGCCGTGGCGGCCTACGTGCGCGCCGAGCTGGCCGCGCTCAGATGA
- a CDS encoding YihY family inner membrane protein: MYGTRVARLRREWNLQKLRALARYALRRAGEGRLPQVAASLTFTTVLSVVPVLTVAFALLAAFPVFREFRADIETFLFQNLIPGNVSESISRYLGQFSKSARGLTAMGLGGLMLTSVLTMLTVEDALNAIWRVRQRRPLAQRVLVFWAVLTFGPVLIGASLSISSYLISISAGYVGNMPIGVGLLVSATPIVLSALAFAFLYTAVPNAYVEWRDAIAAGLVAAIAFEFAKRGFGYFITHIPTYTAVYGTFAALPIFLLWIYLSWLVTLLGATIAANLPVMRQGHWRRRTFAGSEFFDALGVLLLLYKARDEVPRSVGELDLGRKLRVEADYLAVLLGKLKAMHLIGKLQQERGQAHWALLCDPSQVTLRTLYDRLVLNLPRLPRTALAQQLQGAESLKSILLNPQLDLPLEAVFREQGAGEPQTGEATDAPRPTLEMVPPGRLG; encoded by the coding sequence ATGTATGGAACCCGCGTTGCCCGCCTGCGCAGGGAATGGAATCTGCAGAAACTGCGCGCGCTCGCGCGCTATGCACTGCGCCGCGCCGGCGAAGGCCGCCTGCCCCAGGTCGCTGCCAGCCTGACCTTCACCACGGTCTTGTCGGTCGTGCCGGTACTGACGGTGGCGTTCGCGCTGCTGGCCGCGTTCCCGGTGTTCCGGGAGTTCCGCGCGGACATCGAGACCTTCCTGTTCCAGAACCTGATTCCCGGCAACGTCAGCGAATCGATCTCGCGCTATCTCGGCCAGTTTTCAAAGAGCGCGCGCGGATTGACGGCGATGGGCCTGGGCGGGCTGATGCTGACGTCGGTGCTGACCATGCTGACGGTCGAAGACGCGCTCAATGCGATCTGGCGCGTCAGGCAGCGACGTCCGCTGGCGCAGCGCGTGCTGGTGTTCTGGGCCGTGCTGACGTTCGGGCCGGTGCTGATCGGGGCCAGCCTGTCGATCAGTTCCTACCTGATTTCTATCTCGGCGGGCTATGTCGGCAATATGCCGATCGGCGTGGGGCTGCTGGTTAGCGCGACGCCGATCGTACTGTCGGCGCTGGCCTTCGCGTTTCTTTATACGGCGGTGCCAAACGCCTATGTCGAGTGGCGCGATGCGATAGCCGCGGGACTGGTCGCGGCGATCGCATTCGAATTCGCCAAGCGCGGCTTCGGGTATTTCATCACGCATATTCCGACCTACACGGCGGTCTACGGGACCTTCGCGGCGCTGCCGATCTTCCTGCTGTGGATCTACCTGAGCTGGCTGGTGACGCTGCTTGGCGCCACCATCGCCGCCAACCTGCCGGTGATGCGGCAGGGGCACTGGCGCCGGCGCACGTTTGCCGGCAGCGAGTTCTTCGATGCACTGGGCGTGCTGCTGCTGCTGTACAAGGCGCGCGACGAGGTGCCGCGCAGCGTGGGAGAACTGGACCTGGGACGCAAGCTTCGTGTCGAAGCCGACTACCTTGCCGTGCTGCTCGGCAAGCTCAAGGCCATGCACCTGATCGGCAAGCTGCAGCAGGAGCGCGGGCAGGCGCACTGGGCGCTGCTGTGCGATCCGTCGCAGGTGACGCTGCGCACGCTGTATGACCGGCTGGTGCTGAACCTGCCGCGCTTGCCGCGCACGGCGCTGGCACAGCAGTTGCAGGGAGCGGAGTCGCTCAAATCGATCCTGCTCAATCCGCAGCTGGACCTGCCGCTGGAGGCGGTGTTCAGGGAGCAGGGGGCCGGCGAGCCGCAGACCGGCGAGGCGACGGACGCGCCAAGGCCGACGCTGGAGATGGTGCCGCCGGGAAGGCTGGGGTAG
- a CDS encoding porin: MKTIRLIGRACMGGALLAASAGAQATLTLYGRVDTDIEYQRGPSGNAAQMVDNASRWGMRGNEDLGGSLRADFGLEQGFLADTGAATNPQFRNAYVGLSGVFGAFALGRLDSATSVGSPVYSQITQNVDFVIHDAGATAIGTKVLNARNRVSNALGYVTPDFGGFSLRARVNLAGPDPATPNVKSPVKAEDDFRQYDTGLNYASGNFSAGLGYSRDAKTGGLVANDFRDKIQAAAAYDFQVVNIYGVYGRDRYVGTASTRTDVRYWLAGFTVPYGPHSLTVNYMERDVQTSTSGRLRKAQAGYGYRLSKRTLPYVFFDYEDGNNRKPGDTVVTYGVGIQHKF; the protein is encoded by the coding sequence ATGAAAACAATCCGTCTTATCGGGCGAGCGTGCATGGGTGGCGCGCTGCTTGCGGCGTCGGCCGGCGCGCAGGCCACCTTGACGCTCTATGGCCGCGTCGACACGGATATCGAGTACCAGCGTGGCCCGAGCGGCAACGCTGCGCAGATGGTGGACAACGCGTCGCGCTGGGGCATGCGCGGCAATGAGGATCTCGGTGGTTCGCTGCGCGCGGATTTCGGCCTGGAGCAGGGCTTTCTGGCTGACACCGGCGCCGCTACCAATCCGCAGTTCCGCAATGCCTATGTGGGCCTGAGCGGGGTCTTCGGGGCCTTTGCACTGGGCCGGCTGGATTCGGCAACTTCGGTCGGCTCGCCGGTCTACTCGCAGATCACGCAGAACGTGGACTTCGTCATTCACGATGCCGGCGCCACGGCCATCGGCACCAAGGTGCTGAATGCGCGCAACCGCGTATCGAATGCGCTCGGCTATGTGACGCCGGACTTCGGCGGTTTCTCGCTGCGCGCCCGCGTCAACCTGGCCGGGCCGGACCCCGCCACGCCGAACGTCAAGTCGCCGGTGAAGGCCGAGGACGACTTCCGCCAGTACGACACCGGCCTCAACTATGCCTCCGGCAACTTCTCGGCGGGTCTCGGCTATTCGCGTGATGCCAAGACCGGCGGGCTCGTTGCGAACGACTTCCGCGACAAGATCCAGGCCGCGGCTGCGTACGACTTCCAGGTCGTGAATATCTACGGCGTGTACGGGCGCGACCGCTATGTCGGCACGGCCAGCACGCGCACCGACGTGCGCTACTGGCTGGCGGGCTTCACGGTCCCGTACGGGCCGCACAGCCTGACCGTCAACTACATGGAGCGCGACGTGCAGACCAGCACCAGCGGCCGGCTGCGCAAGGCGCAGGCCGGCTATGGCTACCGGCTCAGCAAGCGCACGCTGCCCTATGTCTTCTTCGACTACGAGGACGGCAACAACCGCAAGCCTGGCGACACCGTGGTCACGTACGGCGTCGGCATCCAGCACAAGTTCTGA